A region from the Blastocatellia bacterium genome encodes:
- a CDS encoding HAD family hydrolase: protein MAERAVFLDRDGTLNEEVGFVTDVGSLRLFPWAAEAVRLINEAGFRAIVLTNQSGIARGYLTEADIAAIHDQLRRDLQARGARLDAIYYCPHHPEATVAAYRQQCRCRKPLPGMVEWAEREFALDLTQSYFVGDKYTDVELAHAVGARAILVLTGYGRAEYEAGRHLWPRPPDHVAPTLLEAVHWILRHGGRA, encoded by the coding sequence ATGGCTGAACGCGCCGTCTTTTTAGATCGAGATGGGACGCTCAACGAAGAAGTCGGATTCGTCACCGATGTGGGGAGCTTGCGTCTTTTTCCCTGGGCGGCGGAAGCGGTGCGCTTGATTAACGAGGCGGGGTTTCGCGCCATCGTGCTCACCAATCAATCGGGGATTGCGCGAGGATACCTCACGGAAGCGGACATTGCGGCGATTCACGATCAGCTCCGTCGGGACTTGCAGGCGCGGGGAGCACGACTCGATGCCATTTATTACTGCCCGCATCATCCCGAAGCCACCGTTGCGGCCTATCGGCAGCAGTGTCGCTGTCGCAAGCCTCTGCCGGGAATGGTCGAATGGGCCGAGCGGGAGTTCGCGCTTGATCTGACGCAGTCCTATTTTGTGGGGGATAAGTACACGGATGTGGAGCTGGCTCACGCCGTCGGCGCTCGGGCCATCCTCGTGCTGACCGGCTATGGCCGAGCGGAATACGAAGCCGGGCGCCATCTCTGGCCGCGACCGCCCGATCATGTTGCGCCGACGCTTCTGGAAGCCGTTCACTGGATTCTCCGTCATGGTGGCCGCGCCTGA
- the waaF gene encoding lipopolysaccharide heptosyltransferase II encodes MPGASVNDAGWRSVMADANTKILVRGVNWLGDSIMTIPALRHLRRCFPRAHLTLLVRPSVADVFRELECVDDVLVRPLRSMTDFLRVGWELRSRRYNAAILFPHAFSAAVLTAVAGIPVRIGYATHGRRFLLTHPIALAPTLLRQHEVHRYLHLVAEAARMLSADARPMMSPSDLRLTVPVPRQEEMKKRLAEAGLDLRKKLVVLNPGAINSRAKQWLPERFAAVADALLERGDTAVILIGTAAERAVAERVRQQMRQEPLVLTGQTTVADLLALLSCAHLLISNDTGAAHVGAAVGVPTVVIFGPTEDFATRPFSDHAYVVKHPVECSPCMLRECPIDHRCMTRVQVDDVLAPATEILDRARTGIFAQGEAHG; translated from the coding sequence ATGCCGGGAGCTTCCGTCAACGACGCTGGATGGCGATCTGTCATGGCGGATGCGAACACAAAAATCCTCGTGCGGGGCGTGAACTGGCTGGGGGATTCGATCATGACGATCCCGGCCCTGCGGCATCTGCGTCGGTGTTTTCCCCGGGCCCATCTGACATTGCTCGTGCGACCATCGGTCGCCGATGTGTTCCGCGAGCTGGAGTGCGTGGATGATGTGCTGGTTCGACCGCTTCGCTCGATGACCGACTTTCTTCGGGTGGGGTGGGAGCTGCGGTCACGCCGGTACAATGCTGCCATCCTTTTCCCTCATGCCTTCAGTGCGGCAGTTCTCACCGCCGTGGCGGGAATTCCCGTGAGGATCGGCTATGCCACGCACGGGCGTCGCTTCCTGCTGACGCATCCGATTGCTCTCGCGCCGACGCTCTTGCGGCAGCACGAGGTGCATCGCTACCTCCACCTGGTAGCGGAGGCGGCCCGGATGCTGTCGGCAGATGCTCGCCCGATGATGTCACCTTCGGATCTTCGTCTGACGGTGCCCGTTCCTCGTCAGGAGGAGATGAAGAAGCGGCTGGCCGAAGCCGGTCTGGATCTGCGCAAGAAGCTCGTCGTTCTCAACCCCGGAGCCATCAACAGTCGTGCCAAACAGTGGCTGCCGGAGCGATTCGCCGCCGTCGCCGATGCCTTGCTCGAACGGGGCGATACGGCCGTCATCCTCATCGGGACGGCAGCCGAGCGGGCGGTAGCTGAGCGCGTCCGCCAGCAGATGAGGCAAGAGCCGCTCGTGCTGACCGGGCAGACAACGGTGGCCGATCTGCTGGCACTGCTCAGTTGTGCACACCTTCTCATCTCCAATGATACGGGCGCAGCTCATGTCGGCGCTGCCGTCGGTGTCCCCACGGTGGTGATCTTCGGCCCGACGGAGGATTTCGCCACCCGCCCCTTCTCGGATCACGCGTATGTCGTCAAGCATCCCGTCGAATGCTCCCCCTGCATGTTGCGGGAGTGTCCGATTGATCATCGCTGCATGACGCGGGTCCAGGTTGACGATGTCCTCGCACCGGCCACCGAGATTCTCGACCGCGCCCGCACCGGCATTTTCGCACAAGGAGAAGCTCATGGCTGA